The region ACACGGCATTACTGCCCTGGTGAAAGGCTTGCGATCGTCACTTGACTATGAGTATGAGCTGCCAATGGCGCAGATGAACCGCCGCCTCACCGGTGTTGAGACGTTCTTCTTGCTCACTGACGAGAAGTACGGCTACATTTCGTCCTCGCTATGCAAGGAAGTCGCCCGCTTCGGAGGCGATATCGGGGGACTGGTACCTCCGGCGGTTATGCAGGCGATGAACGAACGCCTGCGCGAAGTAAAGTAAAAGCCCGGAAGATCAGCCAAAAAGATCTACCGGGCTCCGATTGGGCGCTCAAGCTAGAATATCGTCGAAAGGAAGGCTTTCGTGCGTTCCTTTTGAGGGTTGTCGAGCACCTGTTCAGGGGTGCCGTACTCGACGATCTGACCGTCGGACATGAATGCAACGTGATCTGCGACCTCGCGCGCGAATGCCATCTCGTGCGTGACCACCAACATCGTCATACCGTCTTGCGCAAGTTGCTTCATCACCCGCAACACTTCACCAACAAGCTCCGGGTCAAGTGCGGACGTGGGCTCGTCGAAAAGCATGAGCTTTGGATCCATCGCGACCGAACGAGCGATAGCGACTCGCTGCTGCTGACCACCTGAAAGCTGGATCGGGTAGGCGTCCGCCTTCGATTCGAGACCGACCATGCGCAGAAGCTCCATCGCACGGACCTTTGCCTTCTCCGGCGACTCGCCCTTGACATGGACCGGAGCTTCAATGATGTTGTCGAGCACGGTGCGGTGCCCGAACAAGTTAAAGCTCTGAAAGACCATCCCGATGTCCCGGCGCTGGACTGCGGCATCCTTCTCGCTCATCTCATAGAGCGTGCCGTTCTTTTCGCGGTACCCGATCAGATCACCATCAACGTACAGGCGACCAGCAGTGACCTTCTCAAGATGGTTAACGCAGCGAAGGAATGTGGACTTGCCGGAACCGGAAGGACCGATCAAACAGGTAACAGAACCCGGAGCTACTTCGAGGTTGATGCCCTTGAGTACTTCCAAGCTGCCGAAGGACTTCCATACGTCAACCGCTTGGATCATTGGCGTTTGGGCGGGGGAAGAAGATGTAGGAGAAGCCATGGTTACCGTTGGTTCCTTTCTGGAGCTTCAATGATCTCGACGTTGTTTGGAATTGTGCCTTCGGCGTCGGCCAAGCTAGCGAGCTGCCGGGCAGTGAGCTGGCGGGTTGCGCCCCGGTCGAAGTAGCGCTCCAGGTAGTGCTGCGCGACCATCAGCAAGGAGGTGATTACCAAGTACCACGTTGCTGCCACAAGCAGCAACGGAACCGGCTGGAACAGCGCTGCAGCGATATCCATCGAGCGGCCGTACAGCTCCAGGGAGTAAGGAACCGCAACAACCAACGAAGACGTCTTCAGCAAGGAGATAAATTCATTTCCTGTCGGCGGAATGATAATGCGCATCGCTTGGGGAAGAACTGTCCTAGTCATGGTCTGGGACCAGCTCATGCCCAGCGACTTCGACGCTTCAATCTGTCCTTCTGGAACAGCGGAGACACCCGAGCGGACAATTTCCGCCATGTAGGCGGCCTCATTGAGGCCCAGACCAACGACGGCGAGAGCAAATGCGGAAGAGGTGAACGGATCGAGGGAGATTTGCGTAAACCCGAGATTGATGGAGTCGTAGATTGCTCCGATCAGGCCCCAGAACATCAACTGAACGTACACGGGGGTACCGCGGAAAATCCAGAGGAAAACCCAGCTTACGGTGCGAAACACCGGGTTGGGACTCATACGCATCACGGCAAGGAGCACACCGCCGACCACGCCAATAAGCATCGCGAGGACCGTAATCGCAATGGTGTGTAGAGCAGCTACCGCGATTCGAGTATCGAAGAGGTACTGCGCGTATGTGTCCCACCCATACGCTTCATTCTTGGCTGCGCCAATAATAAACCAGACAACGAGGACGCCGAGCAGGACCGCGAGCGCCCACCGTCCTGGGTGCCGTAACGGTTTCGCTTCAATTCTGGCAGGCCGACTTTGGCTAGTAGATGGTGTGGTCATGGTCTGTTACTTCCATTCTGTAAGGGGCTGTTCGTTAATAAGCGCGGTATCGAGCAGGCCAGTTCGTACGTTCCACTGCGCCAAAATGCGCTCGTAATCGCCAGTGTCGATGAGATGCTGCATTGCGTGGGCAAGCGCAATGCTCAGACCTGAGTCTTTTGGCACCGCGATTCCGTATGGTGCTGCGTCGAACATGTCACCCACGAGCTCGAGCTTCCCGTCGGAGCGTTCGACCGCCCAAGACGTGACAGGGGAGTCAGCACTAAAGGCATCTGCACGGCCAACCAGTGCCGCGAGCGCCGCGTTGTCAGAGGTGTCGAACGACAGGATGGTGATGGGTGGTTTTCCTGCTTCAATACAAGCATCATTCTTCGGACGCACGTCATCGGTCTCGGAAACGGTTGTGCGCTGAACCGCAACTGTGAGACCACAAGCATCCTCTGGGTTCACATGCGTACCGGTGAGTTGAGCCCACTGGATTCCTGCGAAGAGGAAATTAACGAACTCAAAGCTTTTGCGGCGCTCTTCGTTATCAGTAAATCCAGACATGCCAGCGTCAAGGCTGCCTGCCTGAACCGCAGGTAGGATCATAGAAAAATCCATCTCCTGTGGATCGAATTCGAGACCCATGATTGAGGCAAGCGCGCGCCCGAGGTCAAGCTCCAGCCCGATCAAATTACCTTGTGAGTCTTTGAACTCGAAAGGGGCGAATGGCGGGTTGGCGCCAATTGAGAATTTGCCGTCTCTCGAGACATTCTCGGGCACCATCGCCGCAATCTCAGGAACGGTAGCAGGCTCAATAGGCTCCCAGCCATCTGGGTTGCCACCTTCCACGTTGGTAACGCAGCCACTGAGAAGACCAACGCCCATCATCAACGTGAACGCGCTGAGGACCCTCGTCGCCTTGCCAAAGCGTTTGTTTTGGTTCATTGTTTTCGACCTTGTTTGGGATTGTTTCTAGCGTGGGGTTGGAAGCGATCGCAGCCCACGCATGATGAGCTCTACCGTTTGTCCAACCAGAAACACACTCAACATTGCGAGAAGCACTGGTGCTGTCGCTTGGCTTGAGCCCTGAGAACTTTGAGCAAAATTACCAGTGAACAATCCACGGACCATATTCGAAGATCCCTGTACCTCAGCTTTAGTCCATTCGAGCGGGTTTGCGGTGCTTGGTATCGACGACCCCTTCGCCCATCCCTGAACAAAGTCCTTGCCGTCGCCCTCTGGCATGTCATCAGTCCACTTGAGGAATAGCTCAGAGCTGGAGATTTTCTGCACTGGGTTCTTTTCGGGCGGAATGTAGAGAGGGTCGTTCTCTGGGTCTTGATCCAGGGAGCTCTTCTTTTCGCCCTCGGACGCGCTAGAAGCTTCACCGGCGTCTTTATCAGAGTCTATCGAACTTGTAGCAGGTGCTTCGGGGGCTGGGATTTCCGCAAGTGCGGAAGGGCTGACCACCGAAGCCGTTGCAATGAGAGAAGCCGCGGTGACCGCGGCCGTGATACGTTTGCGCATGAGTGAATAATACCCACTCGGACAGTTTTGCGCTAACAAATCGAAAGATTTTACCCCCAGGCAGTTCTGACCTGGGGGTTTACTAATCTAAGAGAGGGAAGAAGTGGTGATTTTATCTATTCTTCCGAAGTTGTAATATGCGGCACAGGCTCCTTCTGGGGAAACCATGCAGGTACCAATCGGGGTGTCCGGCGTACAGGCGGTACCGAAGACCTTGCACTGCCACGGCTTGATGTGGCCGGTCAGGACAGACCCGCACTCACATGCCGCGGGGTCTTCGACTCGGTTGCCGGGCACATCGAAAATGCGCTCCGCATCCCACTTGGCGAATTCTTCAGAGATGGCCATTCCGGAATGGGGAAGGGTTCCAAGGCCACGCCACTCGAACTCGTCCCGTATATCGAAGACCCTATCCAAGAGCGCTTGCGCTGAAGGGTTGCCCTCTGGGCGCACGACGCGGGCGTACTGGTTTTGGACGCGTGCCTTGCCCGCGGCAATGTCGCCCGACGTAAACTGCTCCAGCAACTGGGCAACGCCCTGAAGAATATCCAAAGGTTCGAAGCCGCAAACGGAGACTGGCCGGTTAAATTCTTCAGCCAGGAAATCGAAAGCCTTTGTGCCGACCACAGTTGCTACGTGGCCGGGCCCGATAAAGCCGTCAACCTCCGTGACACCCCCGTTGGCGATTGCACGCAGTGGTGGCTCGATGGTCACATGGTTAGAAAAGACTGAGAAGTTTGGGATATCGCGTTGCTTGGCGGCGGTTAGCGTCACAGCGGTGGATGGCGTCGTCGTCTCAAAGCCAATTGCGAAGAAGATAACGTGCTTATCCGGGTTCTCCTCCGCGATCTTGAGAGAGTCCAGTGGAGAGTAGACAAAGCGAACGTCGCAACCACGTGCGCGAGCCTGTAACAGTGACTCCTCGGAGCCTGGAACACGCATCATGTCGCCGAACGTGGTCAAGATAACGTCAGGCTGGTTTGCAAGCCAGAGTGCGTCATCGACCCTGCCCATCGGAATGACGCAGACTGGGCAACCAGGTCCGTGAACGAGGTCGATGGAGTCTGGGAGAAGGTTTTCCAGGCCGTAGCGGTAGATCGTATGGGTATGCCCACCGCAGATTTCCATGAGCTTAATCGGGCGGTCGAGTTGCTTCGCCTGTTCCTCAATGGTTGCAATCAGTTGGCGAGCTGCGGCTGGGTCACGAAACTCATCGACGAATTTCATGTGGGGTCCTTTCTTAGGAACGTAGGGGGCGGTGGCTTAGTCGATTCTTGAGGTTGTAAACGAATCGAGCTCGTCCTCAAACGTATTTGCACCGAGTTGTTGAATCTGTTGCAGGGTTGTCGCGGCCTCATCCTCGTCAATTTTTGACAGCGCAAATCCTACGTGTACCAGCACCCATTCGCCGACCTCGAGTCCTTCTTCAACAAGAAGATCAGTGGAGATTGCACGGGTTACTCCCGAGATGCTGACTGTTGCGCGGGTGGGATCCTTAATTTCGACAACCTGCGCTGGTACTCCCAGACACATAAAGCAGAGCCTTCCATCGATTGCATTATTTTCACACTTTTTCGTGCTTATTCCGTTTTACATTATTGCCCATGATTTGTGCATTTCTAAAAGTACCCAGCAAGCCAACTATGCGCGTCACCCACAACCTTCAAGCCCCGAAAACCCAAAACACGGTACCGGCGGTAGAATTCACACACGGAACTATTCGTAGCAATTCCACACGGTGGCTAGTTGCGAAAATAAGAAAAGGAAAGTGCTGTGCAGCCTAAAAACCGCCTCAATGTAGATGAGTCCAAGGTCAATGACAACATTGCTCGAGTGCGTCGTCGTGGCGGACGCTTGAAGGATGAATATGTCACGCTCGCACACGGGGCGGGCGGAAAGGCGAGCGCGACACTGCTAGAGCAAGTATTTTTCGACGAATACGGCAACGACCTGCTCTCACAGGGGGAAGACTCGACGCTGTTGGACCTCGATTTGAACGGCGGGACGCTGGCGTTTACAACCGACAGCTATGTGGTGAACCCGATAGAGTTCCCGGGTGGATCCATCGC is a window of Corynebacterium pseudogenitalium DNA encoding:
- a CDS encoding ABC transporter substrate-binding protein encodes the protein MMGVGLLSGCVTNVEGGNPDGWEPIEPATVPEIAAMVPENVSRDGKFSIGANPPFAPFEFKDSQGNLIGLELDLGRALASIMGLEFDPQEMDFSMILPAVQAGSLDAGMSGFTDNEERRKSFEFVNFLFAGIQWAQLTGTHVNPEDACGLTVAVQRTTVSETDDVRPKNDACIEAGKPPITILSFDTSDNAALAALVGRADAFSADSPVTSWAVERSDGKLELVGDMFDAAPYGIAVPKDSGLSIALAHAMQHLIDTGDYERILAQWNVRTGLLDTALINEQPLTEWK
- a CDS encoding amino acid ABC transporter permease, whose translation is MTTPSTSQSRPARIEAKPLRHPGRWALAVLLGVLVVWFIIGAAKNEAYGWDTYAQYLFDTRIAVAALHTIAITVLAMLIGVVGGVLLAVMRMSPNPVFRTVSWVFLWIFRGTPVYVQLMFWGLIGAIYDSINLGFTQISLDPFTSSAFALAVVGLGLNEAAYMAEIVRSGVSAVPEGQIEASKSLGMSWSQTMTRTVLPQAMRIIIPPTGNEFISLLKTSSLVVAVPYSLELYGRSMDIAAALFQPVPLLLVAATWYLVITSLLMVAQHYLERYFDRGATRQLTARQLASLADAEGTIPNNVEIIEAPERNQR
- the hypD gene encoding hydrogenase formation protein HypD → MKFVDEFRDPAAARQLIATIEEQAKQLDRPIKLMEICGGHTHTIYRYGLENLLPDSIDLVHGPGCPVCVIPMGRVDDALWLANQPDVILTTFGDMMRVPGSEESLLQARARGCDVRFVYSPLDSLKIAEENPDKHVIFFAIGFETTTPSTAVTLTAAKQRDIPNFSVFSNHVTIEPPLRAIANGGVTEVDGFIGPGHVATVVGTKAFDFLAEEFNRPVSVCGFEPLDILQGVAQLLEQFTSGDIAAGKARVQNQYARVVRPEGNPSAQALLDRVFDIRDEFEWRGLGTLPHSGMAISEEFAKWDAERIFDVPGNRVEDPAACECGSVLTGHIKPWQCKVFGTACTPDTPIGTCMVSPEGACAAYYNFGRIDKITTSSLS
- a CDS encoding HypC/HybG/HupF family hydrogenase formation chaperone, with the protein product MCLGVPAQVVEIKDPTRATVSISGVTRAISTDLLVEEGLEVGEWVLVHVGFALSKIDEDEAATTLQQIQQLGANTFEDELDSFTTSRID
- a CDS encoding amino acid ABC transporter ATP-binding protein, giving the protein MASPTSSSPAQTPMIQAVDVWKSFGSLEVLKGINLEVAPGSVTCLIGPSGSGKSTFLRCVNHLEKVTAGRLYVDGDLIGYREKNGTLYEMSEKDAAVQRRDIGMVFQSFNLFGHRTVLDNIIEAPVHVKGESPEKAKVRAMELLRMVGLESKADAYPIQLSGGQQQRVAIARSVAMDPKLMLFDEPTSALDPELVGEVLRVMKQLAQDGMTMLVVTHEMAFAREVADHVAFMSDGQIVEYGTPEQVLDNPQKERTKAFLSTIF